Proteins encoded within one genomic window of Mycolicibacterium aubagnense:
- a CDS encoding acetyl-CoA C-acetyltransferase produces MRRAAIVAPLRTAVGGFGGALMPLRAEDLAARVVTAVVERSAIDPERIEDVVFAQSYANSEAPCIGRWVALHAGLPVTVPGLQIDRRCGGGLQAVITAAMTVQTGAADVVLAGGVESMSNIEHYTTTARWGARAGNQTLYDRLDRGREMSQPAWRFGAISGMIETAENLADDYGIGRDAADAFAARSHQRAAAAQDSGLFADEIVPVDVPQRRGATVHFERDEGVRPDSTAESLAALRTIVAGGTVTAGNSSQQNDAAAACLVVAEDRLDDLGLEPIGYLEGWAAYGCEPSRMGIGPVGAVEKLFSRTGLTFDDLNLIEVNEAFAVQVLAVLSGWGVKLADVEDRLNVNGSGISLGHPIAATGVRILTTMLHELRRRGGGLALETMCIGGGQGLAAVFRGAS; encoded by the coding sequence GTGAGACGGGCCGCAATCGTCGCGCCGCTGCGCACCGCGGTCGGTGGCTTTGGCGGCGCGCTGATGCCGTTGCGCGCAGAGGATTTGGCCGCCCGGGTCGTCACAGCGGTCGTGGAGCGCAGCGCCATCGATCCCGAGCGCATCGAGGACGTGGTGTTCGCGCAGTCGTATGCCAACTCCGAGGCGCCGTGCATCGGACGGTGGGTGGCGCTGCACGCCGGACTGCCGGTGACGGTGCCCGGACTGCAGATCGACCGGCGTTGTGGTGGCGGATTGCAGGCTGTGATCACGGCGGCGATGACAGTGCAGACCGGTGCCGCCGACGTGGTCCTGGCCGGAGGTGTCGAGTCGATGAGCAATATCGAGCACTACACCACCACCGCTCGCTGGGGGGCCCGCGCCGGCAACCAGACCCTGTACGACCGGCTCGACCGCGGGCGCGAAATGTCGCAGCCGGCATGGCGATTCGGTGCGATCAGCGGCATGATCGAGACCGCCGAGAATTTGGCCGACGACTATGGCATCGGCCGGGATGCGGCCGACGCTTTCGCCGCGCGTAGTCATCAACGGGCGGCCGCGGCGCAGGATTCCGGGTTGTTCGCCGACGAGATCGTCCCCGTCGACGTACCCCAACGCCGCGGTGCGACAGTTCATTTCGAGCGTGACGAAGGAGTCCGGCCCGACAGCACCGCCGAGAGTCTGGCCGCGTTGCGCACCATCGTGGCCGGCGGCACCGTCACCGCCGGCAATTCGAGCCAGCAGAACGACGCCGCCGCGGCCTGCCTCGTGGTTGCCGAGGACCGGCTGGACGACCTCGGTCTGGAACCGATCGGCTACCTGGAGGGCTGGGCAGCGTACGGTTGCGAGCCGTCCCGGATGGGCATCGGCCCTGTCGGCGCAGTGGAAAAGCTCTTCAGTAGAACAGGATTGACGTTTGATGACCTGAACCTCATCGAGGTCAACGAGGCATTCGCGGTGCAGGTGCTTGCGGTGCTCTCCGGGTGGGGGGTCAAGCTCGCCGATGTCGAGGACCGCCTGAACGTCAACGGCTCCGGGATCTCGCTGGGGCACCCGATCGCCGCGACCGGGGTGCGGATTCTCACCACCATGCTGCACGAACTACGCCGGCGCGGGGGCGGTCTGGCGCTGGAGACCATGTGCATCGGTGGCGGGCAGGGGTTGGCCGCGGTGTTCCGGGGTGCGTCATGA
- a CDS encoding aromatic-ring-hydroxylating dioxygenase subunit beta, with amino-acid sequence MTTTLSDELVAVPEGFDRHEVEQFVYREARFADESDYDAWEALWTDDALYWVPAGGADIDPGRQMSIIHDNRNRISTRLKQARTGRRYAQAPQSHLRRLISNIEFLGGRPNPVGGLDLEIGANFLVIESRARGNELWGGRTTYRLRRDGAELRLAYKKVVLVDNEKAIPTMGFLI; translated from the coding sequence GTGACCACCACGCTGAGCGATGAACTCGTCGCCGTACCAGAAGGATTCGACCGCCACGAGGTCGAGCAGTTCGTGTACCGGGAGGCCAGGTTCGCCGACGAAAGCGACTACGACGCCTGGGAGGCGTTGTGGACCGACGATGCCCTGTACTGGGTGCCCGCCGGTGGGGCCGACATCGACCCGGGCCGGCAGATGTCGATCATCCATGACAACCGCAACCGAATCTCGACGCGGCTCAAACAGGCCCGCACCGGACGGCGGTACGCGCAGGCCCCCCAGTCGCACCTGCGCCGGCTCATCTCCAACATCGAATTTCTCGGTGGCCGCCCCAACCCCGTCGGTGGCCTCGACCTGGAGATCGGCGCGAACTTCCTGGTGATCGAATCGCGGGCCCGCGGTAACGAATTGTGGGGCGGGCGCACCACCTATCGGTTGCGCCGCGACGGCGCGGAGCTGCGCCTGGCGTACAAGAAGGTGGTCCTCGTGGACAACGAAAAGGCCATCCCGACCATGGGTTTCCTGATTTGA
- a CDS encoding aromatic ring-hydroxylating oxygenase subunit alpha, with the protein MTSVIGSRYDRLIHRDRVHGSLYTDPSIFAEELAKIWYRTWVFVGHESEVAQPNDYVRKKLGPQDVIMTRDREGQIHLLLNRCAHRGNQVCDDAKGNSGTFRCPYHGWTFRNTGELIGFPFFKGYGERKLDLAMGRVPRVDSYGGFVFGSFAADGPSLVEHLGDATGEIDRLTRLSPEGRVELTAGWLQHTTRANWKLLAENETDGYHPQFVHGSIFGVTGSTIGPLYSDSSTAVTRDLGNGHSENDLRPEFRKFAEPMRWFGTTESRVPDYVAAIRAARGADAERILIEGAPHVMIFPNLFIAEIQVFNIQPVSVDECVQYATAVQLAGAPELNRRMVSQCVGSVGPAGMLLADDTEMYERNQHGLAALNPEWLDVRRGINRETVDERGHPVGSATDETGMRGFWSHYKNLMETP; encoded by the coding sequence ATGACATCGGTCATCGGAAGCCGGTACGACCGGTTGATCCACCGCGACCGGGTGCACGGATCGCTGTACACCGACCCCTCGATCTTCGCTGAGGAGCTGGCGAAAATCTGGTACCGCACTTGGGTTTTCGTCGGCCACGAAAGCGAGGTCGCCCAGCCCAACGACTACGTGCGCAAGAAGCTCGGGCCGCAGGACGTGATCATGACCCGCGACCGCGAAGGCCAGATCCATCTGCTGCTCAACCGGTGCGCCCATCGCGGCAATCAGGTGTGCGATGACGCCAAGGGGAACTCCGGCACCTTCCGTTGTCCGTACCACGGCTGGACGTTTCGCAATACCGGTGAGCTCATCGGGTTCCCGTTCTTCAAGGGTTACGGGGAACGGAAACTCGATCTGGCCATGGGCCGGGTGCCGCGGGTGGACTCGTACGGCGGATTCGTCTTCGGCAGCTTCGCGGCCGACGGTCCCAGCCTCGTCGAGCACCTGGGTGACGCCACGGGCGAGATCGACCGGCTGACCCGGCTCTCACCGGAGGGCAGGGTCGAACTCACCGCCGGATGGTTGCAGCACACGACACGGGCGAACTGGAAGCTGTTGGCCGAAAACGAGACCGACGGCTACCACCCCCAATTCGTGCACGGCTCCATATTCGGGGTGACCGGAAGCACCATCGGACCGCTCTACAGCGATTCGTCGACGGCGGTCACCCGCGACCTCGGCAACGGGCACAGCGAGAACGACCTGCGTCCGGAGTTCCGCAAGTTCGCCGAGCCCATGCGCTGGTTCGGCACCACCGAGTCGCGGGTGCCGGACTACGTCGCCGCCATCAGAGCCGCGCGCGGCGCGGATGCCGAACGGATCCTCATCGAGGGCGCCCCGCACGTGATGATCTTCCCCAACCTTTTCATCGCCGAGATTCAGGTGTTCAACATCCAGCCGGTGTCGGTCGATGAATGCGTCCAGTACGCCACCGCGGTGCAGCTGGCCGGCGCACCGGAACTCAACCGGCGCATGGTTTCCCAATGTGTCGGATCGGTCGGTCCGGCCGGGATGCTACTGGCCGACGACACCGAGATGTACGAACGCAACCAGCACGGCCTGGCGGCGTTGAACCCGGAATGGCTGGACGTCCGCCGTGGCATCAACCGGGAAACAGTCGACGAGAGGGGCCATCCCGTCGGCAGCGCGACCGACGAAACCGGGATGCGGGGATTCTGGTCGCACTACAAGAACCTGATGGAGACACCGTGA
- a CDS encoding enoyl-CoA hydratase/isomerase family protein yields the protein MTVLITDDGAVRILTLNRPEVRNAIDIPLRLALREALEEADGDPAVRVIVLTGAGPVFCSGGDVSTMCRMAPDVALARARLAQAVIRAIWVTPKPVLAAVEGAAYGAGVALAAACDRVVAATDARFATTFTNVGLAADMGTFVSLPRRIGIPRTRQMLTLGTPVTAEQAHVWGLVDAVAEPGAVLAAALADARRLADGPAQALGVIKEMLMEAPGLHPLDALDQEAAHQARLFDSDDFAEGIRAFQEKRRPVFGGTLGARS from the coding sequence ATGACCGTACTGATCACCGACGACGGCGCGGTGCGGATTCTCACGCTGAACCGGCCCGAGGTACGCAACGCCATCGACATTCCACTGCGGCTGGCTCTGCGCGAGGCGCTCGAGGAGGCCGACGGCGACCCGGCGGTGCGGGTCATCGTGCTCACCGGCGCGGGCCCGGTGTTCTGCTCGGGCGGGGACGTTTCGACCATGTGCCGCATGGCGCCGGACGTGGCACTGGCGCGGGCCCGGCTGGCGCAGGCCGTGATTCGAGCCATCTGGGTCACGCCCAAGCCGGTGCTCGCGGCCGTCGAAGGCGCCGCGTATGGGGCCGGGGTTGCGCTGGCTGCCGCCTGTGACCGGGTCGTGGCGGCCACCGACGCGCGGTTCGCCACCACGTTCACCAACGTCGGACTCGCCGCGGATATGGGTACCTTCGTCTCGCTGCCGCGCCGTATCGGTATTCCGAGGACCCGGCAGATGCTGACGCTCGGCACCCCGGTCACGGCGGAACAGGCCCATGTCTGGGGACTCGTCGACGCCGTTGCCGAACCCGGCGCGGTGCTGGCCGCTGCGCTCGCCGATGCGAGGCGACTGGCTGACGGTCCGGCCCAGGCGCTCGGTGTCATCAAGGAAATGTTGATGGAAGCGCCGGGCCTGCATCCGCTGGACGCCCTCGATCAGGAGGCCGCCCACCAGGCCCGCCTGTTCGACAGCGACGACTTCGCCGAAGGCATCCGCGCCTTTCAAGAGAAGCGCCGTCCCGTATTCGGAGGAACTCTAGGAGCACGCTCATGA
- a CDS encoding enoyl-CoA hydratase/isomerase family protein, producing the protein MTTTIDAPVLLDVDDAGVAWLRLNRPDSANGVDVELLKALHDAVLRCHADPRVRVVRLSGAGPHFCAGGDVKTFESKGAGLPDYLREATAWLQLASAALIQLKAPVITSVQGFAAGGAGLGLVCASDIVVAARSAKFFSGAVRVGMAPDGGSSVTLTQLVGLRHALRILLTNPTLTADEAAGIGLITEVVDDELLAERADQLAGQLAALPPQALSSTKRLVWSGLGAPVEARLAEEARTVSELSGTADALEGLRAVIERRAPRFTGK; encoded by the coding sequence GTGACGACCACCATCGATGCCCCCGTACTGCTCGACGTTGACGACGCCGGCGTCGCGTGGCTGCGACTCAACCGGCCGGATTCCGCCAACGGGGTAGATGTCGAGTTGCTCAAGGCGCTGCACGACGCCGTACTGCGCTGCCACGCCGATCCGCGGGTACGGGTGGTGCGGTTGTCGGGGGCCGGACCGCATTTCTGTGCCGGCGGCGACGTCAAAACCTTCGAATCGAAAGGCGCGGGCCTGCCCGACTATCTGCGGGAGGCCACGGCGTGGCTGCAATTGGCCAGCGCGGCCCTGATCCAGCTGAAGGCCCCGGTGATCACGTCGGTGCAGGGCTTCGCGGCCGGCGGGGCCGGGCTCGGGCTGGTGTGCGCCTCGGACATCGTGGTGGCGGCGCGCTCGGCGAAGTTCTTCTCCGGCGCCGTACGCGTCGGTATGGCACCCGACGGCGGATCCTCGGTGACGCTCACCCAGTTGGTCGGGTTGCGCCACGCTCTGCGCATCCTGTTGACCAATCCGACGCTGACCGCCGACGAAGCCGCGGGCATCGGCCTGATCACCGAGGTGGTCGACGACGAGCTGCTCGCCGAACGCGCCGACCAGCTCGCGGGTCAGTTGGCAGCCCTGCCGCCGCAGGCCCTTTCGTCCACCAAGCGGCTGGTGTGGTCCGGGCTCGGGGCGCCCGTCGAAGCCCGGCTGGCCGAGGAAGCCCGCACCGTCTCGGAGTTGTCCGGCACCGCTGATGCGTTGGAAGGACTGCGGGCCGTGATCGAACGCCGGGCGCCGAGGTTCACCGGGAAATGA
- a CDS encoding enoyl-CoA hydratase/isomerase family protein, whose protein sequence is MSGAECTVAAVIDGAIGRITLNRPERMNAVTVALASELAAALHDLGRRRDLNVIVLRGSGGNFCAGGDFDEVEQLRAQGPAALKFLFTEFRRACDTIAEIDVPVVAAVDGVAAAGGFELMQAADIVLVSDTARIADNHIRFGMIPGGGSTARLPRLVGRQQALALLLSGDRLSGGEAVTRGLAYRSCPATDFEHEVDTFVRELAGRSRQAVVSIKRLVGTGLAGSLDAALTSETDAVVRHIIGSGASGTAAFDSREVRS, encoded by the coding sequence GTGAGTGGCGCGGAGTGCACCGTGGCGGCGGTGATCGACGGAGCGATCGGCCGGATCACGCTGAACCGGCCCGAACGGATGAACGCCGTCACCGTCGCGCTGGCATCCGAATTGGCCGCCGCCTTGCATGATCTCGGCCGGCGTCGCGACCTCAACGTCATCGTGTTGCGGGGTTCCGGCGGAAACTTCTGTGCGGGTGGCGATTTCGATGAGGTTGAGCAGCTGCGCGCGCAGGGGCCGGCGGCGCTCAAGTTCTTGTTCACGGAGTTCAGGCGAGCCTGCGACACGATCGCCGAGATCGACGTGCCCGTCGTCGCCGCGGTGGACGGAGTCGCTGCCGCCGGCGGTTTCGAGCTCATGCAGGCCGCCGATATCGTCCTGGTCAGCGACACCGCCCGGATCGCCGACAACCACATCCGGTTCGGCATGATTCCGGGCGGCGGTAGCACCGCCCGACTGCCCCGGCTCGTCGGTCGCCAGCAGGCGCTGGCCCTGCTGCTGTCCGGAGACCGGCTGTCCGGGGGTGAGGCGGTCACCCGCGGCCTGGCCTACCGTTCCTGCCCGGCAACGGATTTCGAGCACGAGGTCGACACGTTCGTGCGGGAACTGGCCGGCCGGAGCCGGCAGGCCGTCGTCAGCATCAAACGGCTCGTCGGCACCGGGCTGGCGGGCTCTCTGGATGCGGCGTTGACGAGTGAAACGGATGCCGTCGTGCGGCACATCATCGGCAGCGGCGCATCCGGCACCGCGGCATTCGACTCCAGAGAGGTCAGATCGTGA
- a CDS encoding SDR family NAD(P)-dependent oxidoreductase, whose translation MDLGLRNARVVVTGGASNIGRGIVHEFAAEGARIVISDIDGPQAEKVRAEALAKGAAEVEVAIGDLTTAEGADAAIGTALRAWDGIDVLVNNAGWSVPGFIATDTDRDKWQRTIEINLFSAIGTTQAAIGPMQEAGGGAIVFIASDAAFGQIRQGVYGASKAAMVALARTTAREHGRHGIRSNIVCPGLVIPDGPDAVGADSLWSVGQDNVFNQSQIDFMIKDTPTRQLTTAADVGRAVLFFSSPRAAKQVTGQMISVSGGYTMP comes from the coding sequence ATGGATCTGGGACTGCGCAATGCGCGCGTGGTGGTGACCGGTGGGGCCTCGAACATCGGGCGCGGCATCGTGCACGAGTTCGCCGCAGAAGGGGCACGCATCGTGATCAGCGACATCGACGGACCGCAGGCCGAGAAGGTACGCGCCGAGGCGCTGGCCAAGGGCGCGGCGGAAGTCGAGGTCGCGATCGGCGATCTGACCACGGCGGAGGGGGCGGACGCCGCCATCGGCACCGCGCTACGGGCCTGGGATGGAATCGACGTGCTGGTCAACAATGCCGGTTGGAGCGTGCCCGGTTTCATCGCCACCGACACCGACCGCGACAAGTGGCAGCGCACCATCGAGATCAACCTGTTCAGCGCTATTGGCACCACGCAGGCCGCCATCGGGCCGATGCAGGAGGCCGGCGGCGGCGCGATCGTGTTCATCGCGAGCGACGCCGCGTTCGGGCAGATCCGCCAGGGCGTCTATGGCGCGTCGAAGGCCGCGATGGTGGCCTTGGCGCGTACCACCGCCCGCGAGCACGGCCGGCACGGCATCCGGTCCAACATCGTGTGTCCGGGCCTGGTCATCCCCGACGGTCCCGACGCCGTCGGGGCCGACAGCCTATGGTCGGTCGGTCAGGACAACGTCTTCAACCAGTCCCAGATCGACTTCATGATCAAGGACACCCCGACACGGCAGCTGACCACGGCTGCCGATGTCGGACGGGCGGTGCTGTTCTTCTCTTCGCCGAGGGCAGCCAAACAGGTGACGGGACAGATGATCTCGGTCAGCGGTGGCTACACCATGCCCTGA
- a CDS encoding MFS transporter, with amino-acid sequence MSAPIRSGLRRVVLASMAGTVVEWYEFFLYGTAATIVFSKVFFAQSGSDLDAIFAAFVTYAVGFVARPLGGVVFGHFGDKFGRKTLLQFSLLLVGSATFLMGCLPTYAQIGYWAPALLVVLRFIQGFAVGGEWGGAVLLVAEHSPARSRGFWSSWPQAGVPVGNILATVVLLTLTGTLPESAFLSWGWRVAFWLSAVVVLIGYYIRTKVTDAPIFVAAQEEAEAFKASSLSVVEVLRRYPGKVLTAMGLRFAENIMYYLVVTFSITYLKVHAGVSTSLILWYLLVAHAAHLVAIPLVGKLSDRIGRRPVYLIGTLLTAVWGFVAFPMMDSKQYVVIMSAITAGLVAHAFMYAPQPALMSEMFPTRMRYSGVSLGYQVTAIFAGSLAPIIAVRLLKDYHSSVPIAIYLAGACVVTLVALAFARETKGIDLADVDRADRERAAIG; translated from the coding sequence ATGAGCGCGCCGATCCGGTCCGGATTGCGTCGGGTCGTCCTGGCCTCCATGGCCGGCACCGTCGTCGAGTGGTACGAGTTCTTCCTGTACGGCACCGCTGCCACGATCGTGTTCAGCAAGGTGTTTTTCGCGCAGAGTGGCAGTGACCTCGACGCCATCTTCGCGGCCTTCGTCACGTACGCCGTGGGCTTCGTCGCGCGCCCCCTCGGTGGCGTGGTGTTCGGCCACTTCGGCGACAAGTTCGGCCGCAAGACGCTGCTGCAGTTCTCGCTGCTCCTCGTCGGTTCGGCTACTTTCCTGATGGGCTGTCTGCCGACCTATGCGCAGATCGGCTACTGGGCGCCGGCCCTGCTGGTGGTGCTGCGGTTCATCCAGGGCTTCGCGGTCGGCGGCGAGTGGGGCGGCGCGGTGCTCCTGGTGGCCGAGCACAGTCCCGCGCGCAGCCGCGGATTCTGGTCCAGCTGGCCGCAGGCCGGGGTGCCCGTGGGCAACATCCTGGCCACCGTCGTACTGCTGACGTTGACGGGGACGCTGCCGGAGTCGGCGTTCCTGTCCTGGGGCTGGCGGGTGGCGTTCTGGCTTTCGGCAGTGGTGGTGCTGATCGGCTACTACATCCGGACCAAGGTGACCGATGCGCCGATTTTCGTTGCAGCACAAGAAGAAGCCGAGGCATTCAAGGCATCGTCACTGAGCGTGGTCGAGGTGCTCCGGCGTTACCCCGGCAAGGTGCTGACCGCGATGGGCCTGCGGTTCGCCGAGAACATCATGTACTACCTGGTGGTCACGTTCTCGATCACTTATCTGAAAGTGCACGCGGGGGTGAGCACTTCGCTGATCCTGTGGTATCTGCTGGTGGCCCACGCGGCGCATCTGGTGGCAATCCCGTTGGTGGGGAAGCTCTCTGACCGGATCGGCCGCAGGCCCGTCTATCTGATCGGCACGCTGCTCACCGCTGTCTGGGGCTTCGTGGCGTTCCCGATGATGGACAGCAAGCAGTACGTCGTCATCATGAGCGCGATCACCGCCGGCCTGGTGGCGCATGCGTTCATGTACGCGCCGCAGCCCGCCCTGATGTCGGAGATGTTCCCGACCCGCATGCGCTATTCCGGTGTGTCCCTTGGCTATCAGGTGACGGCGATCTTCGCCGGATCACTCGCGCCGATCATCGCGGTGCGGTTGCTGAAGGACTACCACTCATCGGTGCCGATCGCGATCTATCTGGCCGGGGCGTGCGTGGTGACGCTGGTGGCATTGGCTTTCGCGCGCGAGACCAAGGGGATCGACCTGGCCGACGTGGATCGCGCCGACAGGGAGCGTGCTGCGATCGGGTGA
- the hsaB gene encoding 3-hydroxy-9,10-secoandrosta-1,3,5(10)-triene-9,17-dione monooxygenase reductase subunit: MTQTPQIDPRTFRNVLGQFCTGITVITTVNDGVPVGFACQSFAALSLDPPLVLFCPTKHSRAWKAIEASGKFCVNMLHENQQHVSAQFGSKAEDKFAGIDWRPSELGSPVLEGTLAHIDCTVHSVHDGGDHFVVFGGVQSMSEPQAMKPRPLLFYRGEYTGIEPDKNTPAHWRDDLEAFLTTTTEDTWL, translated from the coding sequence ATGACCCAGACACCGCAGATCGACCCCCGCACATTCCGCAATGTGCTCGGGCAGTTCTGTACCGGCATCACCGTCATCACCACCGTGAATGACGGTGTGCCGGTAGGTTTCGCCTGCCAGTCGTTCGCCGCGCTGTCGCTGGATCCGCCACTGGTCCTGTTCTGTCCGACGAAGCATTCGCGGGCATGGAAGGCCATCGAGGCCAGCGGCAAGTTCTGCGTCAACATGCTGCACGAGAACCAGCAACACGTTTCGGCGCAGTTCGGCTCGAAGGCTGAGGACAAGTTCGCCGGCATCGATTGGCGCCCTTCGGAATTAGGTTCCCCGGTGCTCGAGGGCACGCTTGCGCACATCGACTGCACGGTGCACTCGGTGCACGACGGCGGCGACCACTTTGTGGTGTTCGGCGGGGTGCAGTCGATGTCGGAGCCACAGGCCATGAAGCCCCGCCCTCTCTTGTTCTACCGCGGCGAGTACACCGGCATCGAACCGGACAAGAACACCCCGGCGCACTGGCGCGATGATTTGGAAGCGTTCTTGACCACGACAACCGAGGACACCTGGCTATAG
- the hsaC gene encoding iron-dependent extradiol dioxygenase HsaC: protein MTVIKALGYMRIEATDVAAWREFGLKVLGMMAGEGTNPDALYLRMDDVAARLVIVPGEKDRLLASGWEVADAPALEQVKENLTAHGVAFTEGTKDELLDRKVEGMISFQDPAGNTLEVFYGIQYLGRRFVSPYGHKFVTAEQGLGHVVLTCNDDAAAQAFYQDVLGFRLRDSMRLPPQIAGRPADGDPVWLRFYGCNPRHHALAFMPMPNPTGIVHLMVEVENSDDVGLCLDRANRKKVKMSATLGRHINDKMLSFYMKTPGGFDMEFGCEGLEVEDESWIARESVGISLWGHDFSVGFK from the coding sequence ATGACTGTCATCAAGGCCCTCGGCTACATGCGCATCGAGGCCACCGACGTGGCCGCGTGGCGCGAGTTCGGGCTCAAGGTGCTCGGCATGATGGCGGGCGAGGGCACGAACCCTGACGCTCTCTACCTGCGGATGGACGACGTCGCGGCTCGCCTGGTGATCGTGCCGGGCGAGAAGGACCGGCTGCTGGCCTCGGGCTGGGAGGTCGCTGATGCGCCTGCCCTCGAGCAGGTGAAGGAAAACCTCACCGCCCACGGCGTCGCGTTCACCGAGGGCACCAAGGACGAGCTGCTCGACCGCAAGGTCGAGGGCATGATCAGCTTCCAGGATCCCGCCGGCAACACCCTTGAGGTGTTCTACGGCATCCAGTACCTGGGTCGTCGTTTCGTCAGCCCTTACGGCCACAAGTTCGTCACCGCTGAACAGGGCCTGGGCCACGTCGTCCTGACCTGTAACGACGATGCCGCCGCGCAGGCGTTCTACCAGGACGTCTTGGGCTTCCGGCTGCGTGACTCGATGCGGCTGCCTCCGCAGATCGCGGGCCGTCCCGCCGATGGCGACCCGGTGTGGCTGCGCTTCTACGGCTGCAACCCGCGGCACCACGCGCTGGCGTTCATGCCGATGCCCAACCCGACCGGCATCGTGCACCTGATGGTCGAGGTGGAGAACTCCGACGACGTCGGCCTCTGCCTGGACCGCGCCAACCGCAAGAAGGTCAAGATGTCGGCCACCCTCGGCCGGCACATCAACGACAAGATGCTGTCCTTCTACATGAAGACGCCGGGTGGCTTCGACATGGAATTCGGTTGCGAGGGACTCGAAGTCGAGGACGAGAGCTGGATCGCCCGCGAGAGCGTCGGCATCAGTCTCTGGGGCCACGACTTCAGCGTCGGGTTCAAGTAG
- the hsaA gene encoding 3-hydroxy-9,10-secoandrosta-1,3,5(10)-triene-9,17-dione monooxygenase oxygenase subunit: MTSIEQRDVQTVLAGIDDLLPVLRERAQLTEDLRQVPQESIDSLNEIGFFKLLQPAQWDGLEADPTLFYEAVRRIASACGSTGWVASIIGVHNWHLALFDQQAQEDVWGDDSTVRISSSYAPMGAGVVTETADGYIVNGAWNWSSGSEHATWAFLGGPVIKDGRPVDFGSFLIPRTEYTIDDVWNVVGLRGTGSNTIVVKDVFVPRHRFLSYKSMNDGTAGGYLTNTAPVYKMPWGTVHPTTISAPIVGMAYGAYEAHVEHQGKRVRAAFAGEKSKDDPFAKVRIAEAASDIDAAWRQLIGNVGDEYALLVAGKEIPFELRARARRDQVRATGRAIASVDRLFEAAGATALANGTPLQRFWRDAHAGRVHAANEPERAYLIFGNNEFGLPPADTMV; encoded by the coding sequence GTGACGTCCATTGAACAACGCGACGTGCAGACCGTGCTGGCCGGTATCGACGACCTGTTGCCGGTGCTGCGTGAACGCGCACAGTTAACCGAGGACCTGCGTCAGGTGCCGCAGGAGTCCATCGACAGTCTGAACGAAATCGGCTTCTTCAAACTGCTGCAGCCCGCCCAGTGGGACGGCCTCGAGGCCGACCCCACGCTGTTCTACGAGGCGGTCCGCCGCATCGCGAGCGCCTGCGGCTCCACCGGCTGGGTTGCGTCGATCATCGGCGTGCACAACTGGCACCTGGCGCTGTTCGATCAGCAGGCCCAGGAAGACGTCTGGGGCGACGACTCGACCGTCCGCATCTCCTCGTCGTACGCGCCGATGGGTGCCGGTGTGGTGACCGAAACCGCTGACGGCTACATCGTGAACGGCGCCTGGAACTGGTCCTCCGGCTCGGAGCACGCCACCTGGGCGTTCCTCGGCGGCCCGGTGATCAAGGACGGCCGCCCGGTCGACTTCGGCAGCTTCCTGATCCCGCGCACCGAGTACACCATCGATGACGTGTGGAACGTGGTCGGCCTGCGTGGTACCGGTAGCAACACGATCGTGGTCAAGGACGTGTTCGTGCCGCGGCACCGGTTCCTGTCCTACAAGTCGATGAACGACGGCACCGCCGGCGGCTACCTGACCAACACCGCCCCGGTGTACAAGATGCCGTGGGGCACCGTGCACCCCACCACCATCTCGGCGCCGATCGTCGGGATGGCCTACGGCGCCTACGAGGCGCACGTCGAGCACCAGGGCAAGCGGGTCCGTGCCGCGTTCGCCGGTGAGAAGTCCAAGGACGACCCGTTCGCCAAGGTTCGGATCGCCGAGGCGGCCAGCGACATCGACGCCGCCTGGCGTCAGCTGATCGGCAATGTCGGTGACGAGTACGCCCTGCTGGTCGCGGGCAAGGAGATCCCGTTCGAGTTGCGGGCCCGTGCCCGTCGTGACCAGGTGCGCGCCACCGGGCGCGCCATCGCGTCGGTCGACCGGCTCTTCGAGGCCGCCGGCGCCACCGCCCTGGCCAACGGCACTCCGCTGCAGCGGTTCTGGCGTGACGCCCATGCCGGTCGCGTGCACGCCGCCAACGAGCCCGAGCGCGCCTACCTGATCTTCGGCAACAACGAATTCGGTCTGCCGCCCGCAGACACCATGGTCTAA